From Pseudomonas sp. AN-1:
CCCGAGCAGGTCAGCAGCGACCCGGTGTTCCGCGAGCTGTTCGGCAACGACGCGCGCAACCTGGCGATCTACCACCACCAGCACGACCACCAGCACGACCTGCACGGCAGCGTGGTGCTGCCCAGGCAACCCCACGTCCACGGCCCCCACTGCAAGCACTGACATGCCCGAATTCCTGCTCAACGCCCTGCTCGCCGGGCTCGCCCTGGCGCTGGTCGCCGGCCCGCTCGGCTCCTTCGTGGTCTGGCGGCGCATGGCCTACTTCGGCGACACCCTGGCCCACGCCGCGCTGCTCGGCGTGGCGCTGGGCTTCCTGCTCGACATCAGCCCGACCCTGGCGGTGACCGTCGGCTGCATCGTCCTCGCCGTGCTGCTGGTGGCCCTGCAGCAGCGCCAGCCGCTGGCCGCCGACACCCTGCTCGGCATCCTCGCCCACAGCACCCTGTCGCTCGGCCTGGTCACCGTCAGCCTGCTCGACGAGGTGCGCGTCGACCTGATGGCCTACCTGTTCGGCGACCTGCTGGCGGTGGGCACGGCGGACCTGCTGTGGATGGTCGCCGGCAGCGCGCTGGTGCTCGGCGTGCTGGCCTGGCTGTGGCGTCCGCTGTTGGCGCTCACCGTGCACGAGGAGCTGGCCCGGGTCGAAGGCCTGCCGGTCGGCGCCCTGCGCCTGGCACTGATGCTGCTGATCGCCGTGGTGATCGCCGTGGCGATGAAGATCGTCGGCGTGCTGCTGATCACCTCGCTGCTGATCATCCCCGCCGCCGCGGCGCAGCGTCATGCGCGCAGCCCCGAGCAGATGGCCGCCGGCGCCAGCCTGGTCGGCCTGCTCGCGGTGTGCGCCGGCCTGGCGCTATCCTGGTACCAGGACACCCCGGCCGGACCGTCCATCGTGGTCAGCGCCGCCGGCCTGTTCCTGCTGAGCTTCCTGCTGCCGCGCCGGGCGGTGTAGAATTGCCTACTTTCTGAACAGTCCGAGGCCTGAGCCATGACCCGTGCCCTTCGCTGCCTGCCGCTGCTCGCCCTGCTGCTGCTCGGCGCCTGCCAGAGCCTGCCGTGGAGCGAGGACGCGCGCGCCCAGGCCCGCGAGCGCCAGCAGTTCGAGCGCCTGCTCGGCGCCGGCGAACTGGAGGCCGCCGGAGTCACCCTCGGCCACCTGCGCGCCCGCGATGCGGCACAGGTCGAGCACTACCAGCGCCTGCTCGCCGACGCCTGGCTGCAGCGCAGCCAGCAGGCCCTCGAGCGCGGCGACCTGAACGCCGCCACCACCGCCCTGGCGCGGGCCCGCGCGCTGATGCCCAAGGCGCCGGCGCTGACCAACGGCCTGGGTGGCGCGCTGCAGCCGACGCCGCCGGCGGATGTCGGCGGCGAGATCGCCGAATAGAGACTCCCGTTCGATCAGCTATATCGATAGTCTTTCAAAGCATTTTCCGCACTAAAAGCGGGCCGCTAGACTCTGCCGCCAGGGCCCGTTCCCTCACCCACAAGGTTTTCCCGTGATCCACTTCGACAACGTCCACAAGGCGTACCGGGTCAATGGCCGCGACATTCCCGCCCTGCAGCCCACCTCCCTGCAGGTCGGCGCCGGCGAGATCTTCGGCCTGATCGGCCACTCCGGCGCCGGCAAGAGCACCCTGCTGCGCCTGATCAACCGCCTCGAGGAGCCCTCCGGCGGGCGCATCCTGATCGACGGCACCGACGCCACCGCCCTCGACGCCGCCGACCTGCGCCGCCTGCGCCAGCGCATCGGCATGATCTTCCAGCACTTCAACCTGCTGGCCTCGAAGACCGTCGCCGACAACGTCGCCCTGCCGCTCAGGCTGGCCGGCGAGCTGCCGGCCGCGGCCATCGACGCCCGCGTCGCCGAGCTGCTGGCCCGCGTCGGCCTCGCCGAGCACGCGCACAAGTACCCGGCGCAGCTCTCCGGCGGCCAGAAGCAGCGCGTCGGCATCGCCCGCGCGCTGGCCCTGGAGCCGAAGATCCTGCTGTGCGACGAGGCCACCAGCGCCCTCGACCCGCAGACCACCGGCCAGGTGCTGCAGCTGCTGGCCGAGATCAACCGCGAGCTGAAGCTGACCATCGTGCTGATCACCCACGAGATGGACGTGATCCGCCGCGTCTGCGACCGCGTGGCGGTGATGGACGGCGGGGTGATCGTCGAGCAGGGCGCGGTGGCCGACGTGTTCCTCCATCCGCAGCACCCGACCACCAAGCGCTTCGTGCTGGAGGACGAGCACGTCGACGCAGACGCCCAGCAGGACGACTTCGCCCACGTGCCCGGGCGCATCCTGCGCCTGACCTTCCGCGGCGAGGCCACCTACGCCCCGCTGCTCGGCCAGGTCGCGCGCGACACCGGGGTCGACTACAGCATCCTCGCCGGACGCATCGACCGCATCCGCGAGACCCCCTACGGCCAGCTGACCCTGGCCCTCACCGGCGGCGACCTGGACGCCGCCCTGGCGCGCCTCGATGCCGCCGACGTGCATGTCGAGGTACTGCGCTGATGCTGGAGAAACTGCTGCCCAACGTGTTCTGGCCGGAGATCTGGCAGGCCAGCCTCGATACCCTGGCGATGCTCGGCGGATCCTTGCTGTTCACCGTGCTGCTCGGCCTGCCGCTCGGCGTGCTGCTGTTCCTCAGCGGCCCGCGCCAGCTGTTCGACAACCCGCCGCTGTACCGCCTGCTGTCGCTGGTGGTCAACGTGCTGCGCTCGGTGCCCTTCGTCATCCTGCTGATCCTGATGATCCCGCTGACCGAGCTGATCGTCGGCACCTCGCTGGGCGCCGTCGGCGCCATCCCGCCGCTGGTGGTCGGCGCCACCCCGCTGTTCGCCCGCCTGGCCGAGACCGCGTTGCGCGAGGTCGACCGCGGCATCATCGAGGCGACCCAGGCGATGGGCGCCAGCACCCGGCAGATCATCCTCGCCGCGCTGCTGCCCGAGGCGCGCCCCGGCCTGCTCGCCGCGGTCACCGTCACCGCCATCACCCTGGTGTCCTACACCGCCATGTCCGGCCTGATCGGCGGCGGCGGCCTCGGCGATCTCGCCGTGCGCTACGGTTACCAGCGCTACCAGCCCGACGTCATGGCGGTCACCGTGATCCTCCTGCTGGTGCTGGTGCAGGTGCTGCAGAGCGCCGGCGACCGCCTGGTGATGCGCTTCTCGCGCAAGTAATCCGACCGGGCCGGCCATCCGCCGGCCCGGCGTTCCATCCCACAAGGAGCTCAACAATGAAAAAACTGCTGGCTGCCGCGACCCTGTTCGCCGCCTTCTCCGCCACCGCCCAGGCGCAGACCCTCAACGTCGCCGCCACCCCGGTGCCGCACGCGGAGATCCTCGAAGTGGTCAAGCCGATGCTGGCCAAGCAGGGGGTGGAACTGAAGGTGCGCGTGTTCACCGACTACGTGCAGCCCAACCTGCAGGTGCAGCAGGGCAACCTCGACGCCAACTTCTTCCAGCACCAGCCCTACCTCGACGAGTTCAACGCCAGCCGCAAGACCTCGCTGGTCAGCGTGACCGGCGTGCACATCGAGCCGTTCGGCGCCTACTCCAGCAAGTTCAAGAAGCTCGACGAGCTGCCCGAGGGCGCCAGCGTGGCCATCCCCAACGACGCCACCAACGGCGGCCGTGCCCTGCTGCTGCTGGCCAAGGCCGGGGTGATCACCCTCAAGGACGGCGCCGGCATCACCGCCACGCCCAAGGACATCGCCGCCAATCCGAAGCAGATCCAGGTGCGCGAACTGGAAGCGGCCACCCTGCCGCGCGTGCTCAAGCAGGTCGACCTGGCGCTGATCAACACCAACTACGCCCTGGAAGCCGGCCTGACCCCGACCAAGGACGCCCTGGCCATCGAGGGCAACGACTCGCCCTACGTCAACATCCTGGTCAGCCGTGCCGACAACAAGGACAGCGAAGCCATGCAGAAGCTGGCCAAGGCCCTGCACAGCGACGAGGTGAAGGCCTTCATCGCCGACAAGTACAAGGGCGCGGTGGTGCCGGCGTTCTGAGCGCCGCCTAGGCAGCCCCTGCAATGAACGAAGCCCCCGCACCTGCGGGGGCTTC
This genomic window contains:
- a CDS encoding methionine ABC transporter permease, with product MLEKLLPNVFWPEIWQASLDTLAMLGGSLLFTVLLGLPLGVLLFLSGPRQLFDNPPLYRLLSLVVNVLRSVPFVILLILMIPLTELIVGTSLGAVGAIPPLVVGATPLFARLAETALREVDRGIIEATQAMGASTRQIILAALLPEARPGLLAAVTVTAITLVSYTAMSGLIGGGGLGDLAVRYGYQRYQPDVMAVTVILLLVLVQVLQSAGDRLVMRFSRK
- a CDS encoding methionine ABC transporter ATP-binding protein; the encoded protein is MIHFDNVHKAYRVNGRDIPALQPTSLQVGAGEIFGLIGHSGAGKSTLLRLINRLEEPSGGRILIDGTDATALDAADLRRLRQRIGMIFQHFNLLASKTVADNVALPLRLAGELPAAAIDARVAELLARVGLAEHAHKYPAQLSGGQKQRVGIARALALEPKILLCDEATSALDPQTTGQVLQLLAEINRELKLTIVLITHEMDVIRRVCDRVAVMDGGVIVEQGAVADVFLHPQHPTTKRFVLEDEHVDADAQQDDFAHVPGRILRLTFRGEATYAPLLGQVARDTGVDYSILAGRIDRIRETPYGQLTLALTGGDLDAALARLDAADVHVEVLR
- a CDS encoding MetQ/NlpA family ABC transporter substrate-binding protein encodes the protein MKKLLAAATLFAAFSATAQAQTLNVAATPVPHAEILEVVKPMLAKQGVELKVRVFTDYVQPNLQVQQGNLDANFFQHQPYLDEFNASRKTSLVSVTGVHIEPFGAYSSKFKKLDELPEGASVAIPNDATNGGRALLLLAKAGVITLKDGAGITATPKDIAANPKQIQVRELEAATLPRVLKQVDLALINTNYALEAGLTPTKDALAIEGNDSPYVNILVSRADNKDSEAMQKLAKALHSDEVKAFIADKYKGAVVPAF
- the znuB gene encoding zinc ABC transporter permease subunit ZnuB; translation: MPEFLLNALLAGLALALVAGPLGSFVVWRRMAYFGDTLAHAALLGVALGFLLDISPTLAVTVGCIVLAVLLVALQQRQPLAADTLLGILAHSTLSLGLVTVSLLDEVRVDLMAYLFGDLLAVGTADLLWMVAGSALVLGVLAWLWRPLLALTVHEELARVEGLPVGALRLALMLLIAVVIAVAMKIVGVLLITSLLIIPAAAAQRHARSPEQMAAGASLVGLLAVCAGLALSWYQDTPAGPSIVVSAAGLFLLSFLLPRRAV